From the genome of Nicotiana tabacum cultivar K326 chromosome 17, ASM71507v2, whole genome shotgun sequence:
CACGGTCCTTACACAATCTCCTCCTTTATCCCAAACTCCATCCTCAAAATGGGATGGTGCGAATGTCCTCATAAATGTTACACCTTTGTAATTTTCCAAGCTATTAATGGCCCGAAAAGCCGTCTGAAAAGCCCTTTGGTAGCTGAAATATGATGTCAATTGGCTAACATTTGCTTGTGAACAGAATAGGCAGCCAATGAGACTATGGTTTAAGTAAAACATAGTTGGACGGGAGAACCAGTGACCAGCAGAGATGATCACATAATCGAAACTTTGGATTTTGGTCGTCCAAGATTCGTCTAGTTCATCGAGATATAAATTGAAGGGCTGATATATATTATTGGGCTCGGTTTTTTCTGCTCTTACCAAATAGGGTGCCCAAAACATGGACATGTTGAAGTTGTAGTCTCTATATTCCCAGCGTTTGTTTTCAAGGTCTGTTGTATTTGAAACATCTACTGGGTATACAACCTAAGAGCAAAATTATGATAAAGTATTTAATGTTATGAATTAACTAGTACAAGGGTGGAGAAACAACATTCCTGGAATTTGGGAAAGTAATAGGCTCTTCCATGGAAAAATTTCAGAGAGTGGTAATATGATTAGCACAGTGTTTAAATTTTATCCACTTACAATATATATTTAGCAAATATTTATCCAATCAGATCATTTTTTATTAGGCTTTTTTTCCCACAAGCTTGTTCACCTATGCCTTTTACATAAGACGAATAAGGCTAATTCCATAAGATCGAGAATACTCGCTTTATATTTCATTTGACCTTTGGAGAGACTTAAAATAGAACCACTAAATTGAAAATTAGTTTGTAAGATAATAGTATACCCACAAACAGGGTAAATTTCGTAGCTCATTGGTTAGCTTAAGTGGGCAATACATTATAAACTCATGTAGATATCCATAGAACTCCATGCTAAAATTGGGAATTTTGTGTGTTCCACAAATTTAAACATGTCGTTGTTTTGATAATATATAAATGCAAATAATACAGTATATTTTTTTACTCAATGTTGGATCCTTATTGTTTTAATATATTATTCATGCACCAGATATTCAACCATTAGCATATAATGAGGTGTTAGAGTTCCCTATTAATTAAGAtatgaattgttatattttaaATGGTTTCAGATAATCATCACTTTATGAGAATTACCGGTTAAAACCGATGTACGTTGATCTTACAAGCGctgatttttactttaattacAATGACCTTTTTAAGGACAATAACCAAATCTACGTCCCTCAATGGCCAAGAAATCATCACCATTCAAACCATATGTCACTAGTTCAAACCTAGTAACAATTAGTCCACTATCTAGCTTTGCCTTTTTATTTACTCCATCATATTATAGTTCATCCTTTCTAGCCAAAGAAATTACAGTGAAAATTGTAAATTATGGAGGCAAAATACAAGCTAAGTACTATCTTTATTTCTCATCGCTTCTATTTcagataaatttaaaagaaagacttGAGGAGAAAGTTTCACTCAGTCCAAAAAGACACTAGTGAAATATAATATTTCCTTATACTTTCTTTAAACAAATTTTACTTTAAAATTCTTATTGTTGTAGGTAAGGGAATTTTGGACAATTTATTAAAAGTTATAAATGACAACTTTTAGTCTATTAAAAACACTAGTACGTGGGGGAAGTCTTGGATACCCAAATAAAAATTGAATATGTCTTTAATGCGCAGAATATAATTAGGATAGTGTATAATTAGGTGTAAGTGAATAAGTTTTTGGTTTGTTCTTAAGCAAAATAGTAGTATTTTAATTAGGCTATagcttttcttttcaaattttcaagtCAACGTGAGGAAAATATATAAGGTGAAATctagattttaaaaaaaaggaattcTAAATAGTTCTAGATCCGTGTGTTACTGCGTATATTAGGGTTTCTTGGATCTGGAAAGGTATTGTCAACTCTAAGTTGTGTAAGCATAAGCTAATGTCATTTCCAACTCATCAGGAACAAAATAATCGAAATCTGACATCAGCATAGACTTGTTTAATCCTTAAAAACAACCCCATGTGTTTCTTTTCATTGATTTTCTAATGTTTGATTCCTCACTTCGTAGGATGCACAACGTGTAAATTAATGCAGAACAGAACTTCTAGGATAATTAAATCAAAACATAACTAATTAAAGTCATAAGCTTGAATGTTATAGCAAAAACATACTGTATAGATTACCTTACTAAGTTTTAATTATTACATTTTTGCTGTATTtactatatatgttatatttaatTGCAAAGATCCAATCTTGAATTCTTGTTGGCCGTAGAAAAGGCAAGAATTTGCACATTAATTACCTAGCGGCGTAAATAAGCATCATATTAACGAGGCTTTGACATGCAAGATTTCAGATCTTAATAATTACTTCCAATATAAGTATCAAACCCTCACTGCCTGTGGAAACTGAAGCTATGTCAGAGTTTTAAAATAACTTTTGAATCATTTTTgctactacgctaaaaaatactTCATTATGTAATGAGATTCAACAATtcaaatatatataattattctTACCCTTCTTGCGTAATACAATTTTTAGGCAAAAAAAATTAAGATGCAATTAAATCCCCTCCTTATCTTTAGCTTCATTGTTGATTAAGGGTTAAAcaaaattttaaagttaaaaagaaCAACCAGGCACCCGTTAGAAAGCTTTTCATTTTTTTGGACCAAACTAAACATAGGGAATACTTAGTAAATTAACCAACCGGCCAACCCCACCAaacaaaaaagcaaaacaaaacaaagaagagTACTCTACAGAATTAGGGTTGTTATTAAATGACAAAAGATGGCGATGATCGAGAACTTACCCTGGACAAGAGGCATATCAATGATTGCATATGATTTCTTGCAACAGAGTCTCCAACAAAGGCCAGAGATTTGTCTCTAACAAGTTCCAGAAATTGACGAGGATCAAATATTGGCAGCTCGCAATCATCTGGTTTCCATTTCCACATCAAGAATCCAGTATCAGGCCTCCCATATTTCAtgcaattttgatgttcttgaattTGAAAGCACGTCATATTTGTATAGTAGGGCCCTTCTGTATTTGCTACCCATTCCCCTGAGAATAAGTCGCAGTTTTTAGTACCATCATTTATTCCTTGAGGCGCCACTGAATGATATGAGTCACTTTTGGTCAGATTAGTTTGTAGACTTTTctcatctttttcttttgatgATATTATGGTTTTTTCCTGTTGTTCTTCTCTACTGGTCAAATATTCCTTTTTCTGCGATACGTTATCTGGAAGTGGtaccaaagaagaagaaagaactgGTGAGAGTTTATTAGGGTGCATAGAAGGATAATAAATGGGGATGAGAGTGAACAAAATAGCGAGGGCAACGAATGGAGCAATCTTTGTAGCATTCTTCTTTCGTGTTTGTAGTTTCCCTAATGAAAGCTCAAGATTTTGGAAATTCATGGAGAAATTAAGAGAGtgagagaagaaagaagaaatagagATGTGACTTGTGAGTGAAGAAGCATTAGAAAGAAAGAGAGCTTTTAAAAGTTGCTAGTGTGCATGTTTTGCTAAATTTATTAGCAAATGATGGCCATGTCTTGACTAAAAGTTACACAGAATGGCCAAGGCGGGAAATTCTTACCTCCCTTCTAATTTTTTATAATATCACATGTTTGTTATTTTAAAAAGATTTAGTTTAAACTAGTTAAAGAATTTCTAAAATATCATTTTCTTATTAGACTAAAAGAAAGAACATGCGTTCTATTGGTCGAACAAATAGATCATACGGGATATTTTCCTTTctttaatttttgcatatttaaatatatattattattttattatattatgaaGCTATATATCagtttgaatttttcttttagaatCATAGTTATttgtgtttaccctaaaaatcggataacaattgaatttgtaagtggttttaaggatgcGTGGATTAACTTGACAAAAAATGATAAATTAAATTGCAAATGAAATAAATAACGATAAAGTAAATGCAACCCACATGAATTGGATAATTTCAGCCTTGGAAGGTTAGCCACCCTTGAGCCGAATGCACTTCAATCGGTAtcaagacacataagaataagagcttaAAGACAATAATAATGATATATTGCTTTGGactgcgtgttacaatgtgtcaaaTGAATTATCacaccccctttatatagtagaggagtcctactttaggtacaattctataaaatataaaaatccctTGATTTAATGATTGTCGGTTCCTTACTGATACGCGTTGAGATTTCCGCTGTAATATCCGACCAGTCACGGATGTTTTAGTCTTCTGTTGGttatgctaacaatgtttcttCAAGCTCGTTCGGGGCTAGGGTCGATTCCGGGATCACCAACTCAATGTTCTCGAAGGCAAGCGTTCTGACCCCGGGTTCTAGCTCGGTGGGACTTGGGGTCCATCTTCAGCCCTTAATTGTCATGTTCCGAGCCTAACCTATCATGTCGTAGGCGAGCTCGATTTCGACTgtatacatatagtcccctcTTTTTTCGGAGAGTAGACGACGATAAACGATATATGAGCTTCCGATTCTTACTTCGATACCTCGCAACAGAAACGACAAAACAAGCGAAACGTCTCGTCAATCAAGttttaatggcattaaatgcctGTCAGTTGCCGATCGGCCACTTCTGGATGCGAACCGTCGctgaaaaaattataaataccccctcatttgtTCATTCAAACTTTTTATCCAAACCTTATGTCGTCGTACTTTAGAAATCTTAATAATTTCTAGCACTTACATCCTAGTTATTTGAGATCTTTTATAAGAACTTTTGTTCGTCTTCATCCCAAACCATCAAGCGTACTCCTTTAACTTCCTCTTTTTCCTCATTTTGCCTTCATTTTCAAAGAAATGGCGAAGACTTCAAAAaccgttccccaaaaagaaactccaTCTACCTCGCGATCGAATACCGAAGAGACTGTTCCGCGTACTGCTGTCGAGTAACCGGTACTGGAACCCCCATTGAAATGTACGTCCCTGAAGGATGCTCGGTAACCGTcgatttcaaggttgaaaaacCTTCCCTCATACAACGCCGGTGTGAGGAGGTCTCGAGATACGTATGCTCGATCACTGAAGAGGTCCTTCATACGGTCAAAAAGGATTGCAATTGGGTCGACAAGCACGTGGTGGTTCCCGGACCCGATGAAGACATCACTACCTACGTCGagggatacttaagtgtttacacttatccttttacATTAGGCCCATTGGATCTGGTGATCATCGACTTCTGCAAAAGATACGAGGTATGTCTCGGTCAATTcacccttctttctggaggatcgttATCCTCCTCTGATTCTTTGTGAGCAAGATCGAGGGATGCTCGTTTACCGTCGACCACCTCATGCGCTTATATAGTCCCCGAATCTTTTGGGTGGGACTGATAAAGCTTGTGTATCGGCTAGTAAAGCCCCATTCTAGCGCATTGATGAAGATCGGGATCGAGGTTGGCTATGCCGTTatatccgagtgaggacctcagaATTGATCCTAGTTGATCGCATGCCGTTCTCCGAGAAGTGGAATATATTACGTAAGTAAAAATTTTCttacaaaatttattttatgtttttttccttccttcttatcggtgtttcGTGGTGGTGCAGCTGCCGCTCGGGTCCCGAATGCAGTCCTTTGACTCAAGaagtgggtcgagggcattgtGTTACAAAGGCCATATTCTGAGCGGTCATGGTACAAACTttcaaagggtcggtgggaggcctgTTCTCATGGTGAGATTCCTTTCCCGTGTAAGTAACATTTGAATTCCTCTCGTGTCGTTAAATTTTcacctgtttcatttccttttgtaGGTTTATCCAAGAATGTCACACTCAGGACTCCATCCGTGGGTGAGAACTTACCTATCGAGTCTCCTACTCCGAGACAgtctgaataaaagaaaagaaagagggctCCGAGTTCTCCGAGATCGGAGAAGAATAAAACAAAGAGAAGGCTGGTGCGCAAGTCTAAAGAAAGCACCAGCGCTCGAGCACCATCTTCGTATTTACTCTATCGGTTGAGGGATGAATCCTAAGAAGAATATGAAGCCTTCGATCTGATAGCATGCATGTCGTCGCGACTCGAAGGGCAAGGGGCCTCCGAACCGGAGAGAGGTGAGGCCGATCTACCTCAAGTTAGGGAGGCCGATGAGGAGGCCATAACCGAAGCTTCCCTATGTGGGAGATGTCCCAAAGGAGGCACTCAGAGTGATAAATATCACCGAGTCACCTTCGTTCACTGAGTCCATGTACAATGAGGCTTAGATGGTGAAAGAACGTCCCAACGAGGGGGCCCACGGAGCGGACAACCCATTCTGCGGCTCTTTTGATGTAGTGGATTCTACCGCCACAGAGGATGTCACCAGGTTGGGTGACTTGGAGGTGCCGAAAAAGAGTTCGTCCTCGGGAAAAAATGCGCCTTCTTCAAGCCCAAAACAAGTCAACCGGTTCCCACCTTCGAGTGTGGATCCCGACCGGAAGCGGTCGATCGTCATCTCTGTTCTAGAGGATGCTCGGGTCCTCTCTTCCCTCGTAGGGGTGGCCAGCTATCTTCGGCGTTTGGTGACTGATAAAGACCAATCTAAGGTGAACAAGGTGGACGCACCCTGCCTGTTCAATGAAGCACAACAGGCGCTAAACCGGGTAACTTCAAATATCTCTTGATGACTTCAATTCATACTTAGACTAATTTGTAGATTATCCTAACATTTTTCTTTGTGTCTGCAAGCCTCGATGCTTCATTATGAGACCTTTCTCCGCTATCGGGACAAGCTGAACAAGCTTGAGGCTGAGGTCCAAGGGCTCACTGAGAAGAGAAATActtacaaacttctcagtgagcaacgcgaaggggaggctaagagccttcaAGCTGAGCTGGAGGTGGCTCGGAAAGAACATGCCGACCTGGTCGAGTaggtaaaaatatttgaggtCAGTGACGAGCTAGACTCGGTGACTAACGGTCGAAATCCGCAGGTCTAACAGAAAATTGACCAGATCGCTCAACTTCGAGCTGAGATGGATGTTGTCAAGGCCGAAACCGATGAATGGAGAGGCAAGATGGACCATAAGGCCTCAAAAATAGAGACTGCTCAGGCGCAGCTGACTTCGGCTGAGACCCAGCTTCGAGCGGCAAAGAAAAATGCCGAGTTGCAGGTCAAAAAGTTTGAGGAGCTTTAGTCTCAGCTAAGTGTGGCCGTCTCAGATTTAAAAAGCCTTGCAAAGGAGCTCGAAACGTCCAAGTCAGTAGTCGTTATGGTTAAAGCTGATGTTGATGAGATGGTGGCTCAGTATAAGGCTGATTTCAAGGCAGCCAAGGATCGGACAAAGGATAACGTCGAGCATGCAAAGCGTCAATCCCGTAGGGAGGCCCTTGAAGATattcatgctcgaggtttcgacttGTCGGCCGAAATCGAGAGTGATAAGGTGCCCAAAGCCGAGTCCAAGAAGTTGGCTTATCCCAAGGATGACGAAGGCTACAAGGATTCGAGCGGATCCGAGGGTGGAGGAGACTCCGAACACTTTGGCAACGAGGCTGGCTCCGGTGAATACCAGGTTGTTTAAGTGCCTCAtacatttttctttattttttgtatgtttgtacttttatatttttgtgcttttttgtcaggccgtttggcctttgtaaagacttCATGTATATATAATACAAGGCTTCCTTTTCCCTTCGACAATTTCTGAGTTTTGTTTTTCCTTGCTTTATTTTTTATGTTCGTaaagatcgaaatgccttagcatgaactAGTTAGGTCATGTTCAGTGGTTCGAACAAGCCTTGCCTTTtgacattattttttaaaggCATCGTAGGGGTTCGGTATGACCAGAACCTTTCCCCAAAGTACTTATAATGTTTTAGACTATAGTTTGTcaagggtagcctttagaaccggtttaGAAATTTTTGAAGGACTTGTTTTTTGTTACGGGTGTCGGACGTCTCCAATCCATTTTAATAAGGTTGTAGCCTTTTAGTTCAGGTGTTTCCCAGTGGGTTTTTTACCTCGAGTTATCCGGACTTTCCTAAGATAATAGTCCCCGAATGggaatggccgtagcctttttgtTCGGGCgctgcctaataggtcttgtgccccCTGGCTCTGATAGCCCGGGCCATCCGAGTTTGTTTCTGGACGGCAGTCCCTGAGTGGGAGTGATCGTTTGAACCCGGATAAAGGtgggctcgatacctttaggggatTGAATGTAGGAAAttcataaagaaaagaaaaatttaagGGACAAGATGtttatccgcaaggtagagactttcttttatttatgtGCGTAATATATACGATTACACATGCGTACAAGATTTTTATCAGGTCTCGATCagtctatatggacacggttcattcgattgtttggcccttacagtaaatcctatcgaCCGAGCCGAGACCATTCAATCaaaaagtttctttccttgctaaagtcgttATCCGAGGGTGATACCCCCAGTGTTCGGGGTCGATCTTAGAGAGGAATCGAATACTATTTTCATGATCTTCGATACCGGTTCGCATCCGGCCTTCAATTCTAAGTCAGCAtgatttactgttgcctcgttaaaagccttgccagaaaacccatttgggacaaaatcggttcaagggaaaaagagtgcaacgcgttcTCTCAGGCCTAAAAATTGAATCGTTCTTTGTTTGTTACCTGTAAGTGTTagttcaaaataaaagaaatgaacgGGGCCGTACCTTAGAAGTAATATCGTTTCAAGTGAGTTATATTCCATTTGTTCGGTAGTTGCTCGTCGTTCATTGCTCCGAGTTTGTAGGACCCTTTCcagtgatctcgataatttgataaggGCCTTCCTAGTTCGGCCCcaacttcccttcgttcgggtttcgGGTGTTTAGTGTAAACTTCCTTAATACCAAGTCCCCaacattgaagtgtcgaaggttggcccttcgattgtaatatctctcgatccgctgcttttgggcggccatccGGACAAGGATGGCTttgcgcctttcatctaatagatcccggcttgtattcatggcctcgtcgtttgattccttggttgcatatcgaaacctgagacTTAGTTCTCCGACTTTGACTGGTATTAGAGCTTTGGCGCTATAAACCAGTGAGAATGGGGTGGTCCCGGTACTGGACTTcaaggtcgtacggtatgcccataagacCTCCGACTCCCTATacggtcccaaatgaagtcgatgacctcCTACTCCCTAACCTTCTCGTATGTCTCGacttctacccacttagaaaaatagtcagtcattaacaatataaattgagccttatcgggtgcccatggaagggggtcaacaatatccattccccacttcatgaatggccacggtgaCATAACcgaatgcagcagctccccgggttgatgaatcatcagagcatgtctttgacattcatcacatttttgtaTGAACTCCTTCGCGTCCTTTTCCATATTGATCCAGTAGTAACCGGCTCTGGTTACTTTTTGAACAAATGATTCggcgcctgaatgatttccacacgtgccttcgtggatttccctcaaaacgtactcggtgtctcctggtcctaaaCATATCGCGAGCgatccatcgaatgttcttctgaatagGGTTCTGTCTTCGGACAAAGTAAACCGGGCTGCCTTTGTACGCATGGCCCTCGATTCTTTCGGATTCGAGGGTAGTTTTCCGGCCttcagatattctatatatttgtttctccagtcccaagttaggctcgttgagttaatcttggcatggccttcttccactaccgatctcatgagcTGTACGACTGTCCCCGAGTTGAACTCGTCATCCTCTACCGATGATCctaagttagcaagggcatcggcctcactattttgattttgagctacgtgttgcaaagtccactccttgaaccgatATAAGgttacctgcaacttatccaggtacctttgcattaGTTCTTTTCTAACctcgaacgtcccattaacttggttcaccacgagAAGGGAgacgcacttagcttcgatcacctccactcccaagcttttggctagttcgaaacctacaatcatggcttcatattcggcctcattgttagtcaatttcatattcctaatagattgtctaactacactGCCCattggtggcttcaatacgatgccaagttcggatccttttgcgttcgaggcaccatccttaaagagggtccagatccccaGGGACGTCCCCGAGTTcaccaacaactctctttcgacctcgggtattagggccagcgtaaagtcggccacgaagtccaccaatatttgagatttaatggcggtccggggtcgatactcaatatcatacCCATTGATCTCcactgcccatttggccaatcgtcccgagagatcgggtttatgaattatatttcgcaatgggtaagtagtcataacacataggatgacattgaaaatatggtttcagcttcctggaggcgcttagcaaagcgagtgccaatttttctaggtgagggtacctagtttcggcctcacctagagccctgctaacatagtaaattgaaaaatgcgtaccttgctcttcccggaccaggactccacttatcgCTATCTCCGATACAGCCATGTACaggtatagttgttcgtctgtcTTCGACGTGTAAAGCAGCGGTGGACTCGATAGATACCGCTTGAGTTACTCCAACGCCGGTTGGAtctccggggtccatgagaagttattcttcttcttcaatagtgacAAAAATCGGTGGCTCTTATTGGAGGAAATCACCCCAGGgtggctatgcgcccggttaatctttgcacggccttcacgttgtccacaattgtgatatctttgatggctttgattttttcggggtt
Proteins encoded in this window:
- the LOC107772706 gene encoding protein trichome birefringence-like 19; protein product: MNFQNLELSLGKLQTRKKNATKIAPFVALAILFTLIPIYYPSMHPNKLSPVLSSSLVPLPDNVSQKKEYLTSREEQQEKTIISSKEKDEKSLQTNLTKSDSYHSVAPQGINDGTKNCDLFSGEWVANTEGPYYTNMTCFQIQEHQNCMKYGRPDTGFLMWKWKPDDCELPIFDPRQFLELVRDKSLAFVGDSVARNHMQSLICLLSRVVYPVDVSNTTDLENKRWEYRDYNFNMSMFWAPYLVRAEKTEPNNIYQPFNLYLDELDESWTTKIQSFDYVIISAGHWFSRPTMFYLNHSLIGCLFCSQANVSQLTSYFSYQRAFQTAFRAINSLENYKGVTFMRTFAPSHFEDGVWDKGGDCVRTVPFKRNEKVLDEYNLDFYKIQLQELEVAQKEGENRGLKFRLFDATQAMLLRADGHPSKYGHWQNPNVTVRKDCVHWCLPGPIDVWNDFLLQLLKREVTDR